Part of the Nicotiana sylvestris chromosome 2, ASM39365v2, whole genome shotgun sequence genome, gctcgactcatggaatcacattctaaacctttcggagtgacgtaaggtcggtatcctctgtacacgttattaggactaactcttcactatgaaccttataagaatcaggaagtaccaataacattgataacataagaataagagaagcaacattaacatcaatcgttccataagagggaaaacaatgtaagtactgctagcttctaagagtagagtatctttggaagctcgttcattacattatgtacaatcggagtcgtgcaaaagaaggaaagggatagcctcacataccttgtatatacttccccaatctcaagctatgcaattgtcaaaactccttagtctacaataagagaaacgatactatcgttatcatttaagcgtcataactattatgtatcgaccacaacctattttacgatgaaacggacaacacctcccctatatatatgacctcacaccattcaaaatagtcaccaaacagcccaaacaacatcaataataaacatattgagcctcccaatatagtccacacacagcctaatcactccatacatacgacgaccaccatagtcgtgtcaaacaatctggaaatgttacgaataactatcagcccataaccctacatatatatggtgtttccccacacccttcctcctccaaaactccacaagatagtagtaaaatacgcagcccaacaacaacgcaaaacagtccacaaaacaataacattactaccaaacctttcgatatatatctcacaagttctagcttcaatggcttagccgcaacttggataatcttaaatacatatagagtaagaggttccttacctttatacagaaagaacaactccaatttgaccttaaatttccatgaaatatccctccaatgctgccacacaacaaaaaaaacgaaactagcgatcaattagtgtttttcggcactagaatcactttagaaggcttgaaatcacctaggattgatattaagaacatgagggagtatttacagaacataaaccctttaaaacaacctcccacacgggctggaacgacacaaaaatgagcaacaacaagaagaacaagagacttactagcgccacggaattcccgacacttgatttgtgttgtttgcccttttttgggtcttgaatcttgagagaaccttgagaggatgttcctagggttctaaggtctgaaaatagtgaaaagaaatgacttaaaacgggttggaggcatcctatataggtccaaatatcttaaaccgacttagtgggccccatagagaggtgcttggcgcagtctcgcgaaaatgcgaatatctctctactccgagatcgtatcgatgaacggtttaatgcgttggaaactagactcatagatatttaatttggtgggtagatcaccccgtaattccttgtaaattatgagaaaagattagaaacattttacctaatgtttaagtaaaattatgaacctaagttgcgacaacttttgtcgacttttgtttcataactcgtttgacttcaagacttatgatacggatattatatgattaaaataccttaataaatgacctcttgagtgtattaagcaccgctagattacctgaaaatacgagttacaacatccttgattcgtttaacttctaatactggttaatcacccttatacactcttgtatcacttaagaccaataggattgacttcttatcatctcaaagataattccttcttggatttatgttaactaatatatggcatgaactaacacatgtggatatgggttgtaacatataATATAACATGGCTCCCCATACAACAACTACTATCTCCTTCTGAACTTGGTTCCATCTTCTTCTTTGGATTCATTTGATCACCTTATTTGCTTCATTATTCTGAATTTTGATACCCAACCAGCTACTCAACTTTTCTCTGAGGCATGCTATCCATTTGCATTGTCCAAAAAGGTGAGTCTGAGTCTCCACCTGATTCTGCTCACATAAGCAACACTTGTGATCTTCTACCTTTAACTATAATCTCTGCATCCTTTCTTTGGTTAGCATTTTATTTTGACATGCCAACCATACAATAAATCTCTGTTTAGGAAGCATTATTTTACTTCATATTAGCTTTACTTCCCTTGTATTAGACAGAGCCCCAACATATGTTGATAGCTCTTTGACATAGAGTATTCTCCTGATTTTGACAGCATGTATTTGTCACCTTGATACCATTATGCCATTTGAAGCTTGGGAGTGTTCAATTTCTTCCAATACCAGCTACAGTCTGCTGGTGATTGGTGGTCCCATATATTTGCCATATCCTTTATGTATACATTGTTAACTCATTTGACCCATATAATGTCTTTTTTCCTAGTTAATTGCCATAGTAGTTTACCTACTGCAGCAATATTCCATTTACAGCAGCTTTTGATGTTTAACCCTCCATTCTGTTTAGGAATACAGACCTTATCCCAAGCTACTAGGTTAACCTTCCTTTTGTCTTCAGTGGCTCCCCACAAGAAGTCCCTGCATTTCTTGTCCACAAGCTTTACCACACTTTGAGGCAGAATAAACACAGCACTCCAAAAGTTTTATATAGAAAATAGAACAGCCATTATTATTTGCAATCTCCCAGCATATGACAGTTGCCTTATGTAAGCAGTAATTTTGCTTGTGATCTTGTCTACTTGTTGCTTGTAATCCATCTTATTCCACTTCTTTGATGTAAAAGGAAGGCCTAAGTACCTTATAGGAAAGGTCCATAGTGTGAATTCAGTAATCTTCAACATATCATGCATTGTCTCCTCATCAACCCCTGCTACAAACATGCTAGATTTGTCTATGTTTGCTTCCAAACCTGTGGCATCACTGAAATGCTGTAATGCCTCCATTACTCTAGCTATGGATTTCAGATTTTCTTTGCAGAAAATcatcaaatcatctgcaaatacTAAGTGAGTTAACTTTGTCTCCTTGCACATGGGGTGGTATCTGAAGTCAGGAAGTTCACTCATCTTACCAAGAACCCTTGACAGGTATTCCATAACTAGAAAAAATAATAGAGTTGAGATAGGATCCCCTTGCCTAAGCCCCCTTCTACCTTCAAAGTAGCCATGGTTTTCACTATTAATTCTTATAGAGAATTGTGTTGTAGTCATACAAGTCATCACCAGTTTAGTGAATGATTCTGGAAATCCAAATCCTCTCAAAGCTTCCTCTATGAAATCCTAGTTGATCATATCATATGCCTTCCTCAAATCAATTTTCATAAGGCACATAGGGGGTGTTTTCCTATTATAGTGTCTCAGTAAATCATGGCATATAAGGACATTATGAATTAGTGATCTACCTTCAACAAAAGTTGTTTGGTTCTCAGCTACTAGTATTGATACAGCTCTCTTAAGCCTCTTGCACAACATCTTAGAAATGCATTTTTATATGACATTGCAGCAAGAAATTGGTCTGAATTGACTTGCAAACTCTAGGACTCGGACTTTGGGAATCAAGGATATTACTGTTGAGTTTACTTGCCTTAACAGTTTTCCATTCTCCATGAATTCCAATAAGCAGTAGTCACATCATTACCAATGATATTCCAAGCTTCCCTATAAAATCTACTTCCATAACTATCTGGGCCTGGACTTTTGTTCACATCTATACTGAACATAGCCTATTTCACTTCCTTGACTGTGTATGGTTGTATGAGTTCCATCTGCTGTGAAGCATTCAGTGTAGTGCAATTCTTCAGAAAGCTATGAAATGTTTTTGCTCTTCTTCTTCCTTCCTTGCTTAGCATAGTTTCATAGTAGTCTACCAGAACATTTGTTTTGCTTGCATTATCTGTAGTTAATTCCCCATGGTGATCCTTGATCTGTATAATGGCTTGTTGGAGTCTTTTGTGTCTGATTACTGAGTAGAAATATCTGATGTTGTCACCTCCTAGCTTAATCCAGCTTGCTTTGCTCCTTTGCAATAAAAACATTTTAGCTAGATAAGAGGAATTCCTGAATTTATGATACATGATTGTCTCCTGTTCTTGTAAAGCTTTGTTAGAGGGGTCAGAATGCAATCTATTTTGAGCTTGGTTTAGAGCTGCCCTATCTTCCTCTGCCTCTACTAAGATATTCCTGAAGTGTTGATGATTGAGCTTTTTCAGTGCCTTCTTTAGTAACTTCAATTTCTTAACTACTTGGAACATACTATACCATGCTACTTGTTGTTGCCAACCTTGTGTCACAACCTCTTTAAACTGAGGATGTAGAGCCCACACATTACAGTATTTAAAAGTTTTATCCCTCTTCCCCCCTCCTGTATCTTTACTTATTCTCAGTGGACAATGATCACTTATTCCCTCCACTAAATATATAGCTTGAATCACTGGCATATAATCCATCCACTCTCTATTTACAAAAGCccagtcaatctttgaaaagacTCTATTATCACCATATTTGTCATTCCATGTGTATCTACTACCTCCACATGGTAACTCCATGAGTTCACAAGTGTCAATACACTCTTGGAAATCCACCACTTCACACATAGTAACAGGATTTCCTCCTATTCTATCATCTGCTAGCAGGACAGAGTTGAAATCTCCTGTTACCAACCATGGTTGCTTAATTCCTCCACTCATACTTTCTAAATGTTGCCataaacttcttctttcttccctTGTATTAAAAGCATACACAACTGTAATATAAAATTCCTTCTGCAGAACAACATCTGTAACCAGGCCGGTTATACTTTGGGCAGTACCACTTATGTACTTGACCTGATAGTAATCAGGTCTCCATGCTACAACTACTCGACCATTATAATGGTGATCCAGATTTGTAATATACTTCCATCCTCCAAACATATTATTTATTACTTTCTCCATATTGCCAGTTTTCACCTTAGTCTCAAGCAAGTTTACTAAACCTATATTTTCATTAGTACATAGGAGTTTTACCTCCTTTTGTTTGTTAGGAGTATTTAAGCCCCTAACATTCCAGCTTAGCATGTTATCCATGGCCTTTTGGAGATAGGACAGTGCCTCCCCCATTTGAAACTTGTCTGCTTTGTAATTGTCTATTTGTGATGCTCTCACTTAGCACACTGAAGGTGTTATGTCCTGCTGAAAACTGTTGTATTTGTTCCTTAGGATACTTCCTTGTGTTATGAGGTGTCACCCATCCTTCTGCATTCATATTTCCTCCTATTGTTTTTGTTGGCTCCTTCTCCTCTATTGGCTTTGTGATTTCAACTCTTGTTACTGCTTCTACTTTGTTCTCTTCCTTCTCTTTATTTGTGTCTTTTCCTTCTGGCTCAACATTTTGTTGTTTTGGAGGAACTGTTTGCTTCTTCCTTCTACATTCTTCCTCTAAGTGACCATACTTGTGACAATGTTTACATAAAACTGGCTTCCAGTCATATTGGATTCTCTGTTCAATCAAAACCCCTTTTTCATTCCTGAATCTCACCTTATTAGGCAGAGGAGAGTCCACAGCTACCTCAATAAGGAGTCTAACAAAGTTGAGACATATCTTGTTCTTTGTATTCTTATCCACCATAAGAGGCTTGCCTATCATGCTTCATGTCTTGATAAGCCCTTTAGGACCTCAATACTTGAAATCCAATCCAGGTAGTTTCACCCAAATTGGGACAGTATAGAGTTCCTCCCTGGTAAACTCCATATCCTTATGTCATTCCTTGACAATAAATGGTTTATTGTCAAAATGATATATCCCTCCCTGCAGTACCTCATCTTTCCCAATCACATTGTCAAACCTCACCATAACTATCCCATTTTTCAGCATTGAGACCTTGTTAATGCCATATTTGCCCCACTGTTTTTGTATATAACTGTTAAGCACATTGGAGGGAGGGTGTGCTCCCAGCACATAGCAGACAATGGTATTCTTCCAGAAATCAATTTCAGAAATAATATCCTCCAGTTCGATCTCACAAATTGTTGTTTCTCCATGCTTACTTGGATTCACATACTCCAATTTGAAGCCAACATTTGCAACTTTTGTGATATCAAAGTTTTCCCAAATTGATTTCTTTGCCCTAGTTTTTACTACTTTCAGCTTCATCTGCCCATGATTTCCCGCCCGTGTTGTTTTGCACCTGATTTTTCCCAGATTGTTGTATTCCTTCCTCCCATTCCTACAAAGCCCTTTTCAATTTTTCCATTTTTCCCACAACTTCATTTTCCTCCGCCATTACTATTCCATTAGAGCTAGCCATTACTGTATCATTGGAGATTGCTTCAATTGCTAAATCTATCTCCGATTGTGATGGTAATTCAATTCTGCATGTCACTTCTTGTTGATTATCTTCCTTCTCCTTGCCTCGAATTTGCTCAATTTCAATTTCCTTGGTCACCATTTTTAGGTTTTGACTGTTACTGCAATTCACCATTACTTCCTGATTTACTTGATTTCCTCGCTTCTTCATCGGATTTGTAGCTTGTCTACATGATTCTTTTGCTTCGATCATCTTATTTGAGTCCTCTTCCCCATGGATGCACACGTTTAGCTAACATGCGTCGAGAGAGAAACAGAGTTCGCGTCCCAGTCTTGTTATTATTATGTCAAAATGCATTATTGTTTATGTTAATTTGCATACTAATATTATTGCTAATGTTTTTTATTTGGATTAATGCTTCATTGCTAGTTGCTAACGCAATTAATAATTTGACGTCGTATATTGGGTGTTATAAAGGACGGCTTGGCCCCCAGATATCAGGAGGCTGCACTAATCACGGAGTTGAATCTTAGATTTGGCTCCCTAGTTTATTAATTTCATACAGTCTTGTTttgctaatatatatatatattaaagttaTAAAGTTGCCATAAATAATTGATTATGtagttaagccaagtgacaaactaataaatatcaatagtatatggtaattgtattctatatttgactatgttagtcaaatatatatatatatatattctatatttgattatgttagtcaaatatatatataaaaatttaaatttgaattaaaataaaaaaaatatcttttattaccatgttatcatacttaattcggttagtgatcatatgcaattatattaggaacttttgttatcttAATTCAGATTATGTAAATTCCacttcgcctctagcaaaaataaataaataatactccatataactataaactCTTTTACATTTAAAATCTTATAATTATAATTCTTTAAAACActatagctagatttgaataaagcgaatttcttttaaaataaatataatatataaggtacacgtctatgtttataacaaaaaaaaaagtttaaaagttgataaaaatttaattgcatatataatgaagtaaacctacatgctggagaaagaaacattacaaaaatcaatcaatattcaacacaagtttttttttctttttgaaaaatatttgtttgaagagtcaatttatataaaggacatcaaacaaataacaaaactttgacTATATAATTGATTAATTTCTATTTAACACCTTCTAGGAATTGAAGGATATAAGCCGACCTCTTCATTTAGCTGCAGTCAAACCAACATTGCAAGGGTGTAGTATTTTTTTCATTgaaaaatattagttttgaatcattagattatgtgaaagattTTTTTCTCGAATTCAAAAGGAGGAatattggtttctaattgatagtttctatagcgatTTTCAAGTGTAACGAAaagtatatttaaaaaaaaaattggtatgacgtgaaatagttatttttaaaatgtaaacaaattattttgaaatgggattattttttaaatt contains:
- the LOC104236821 gene encoding uncharacterized protein, which produces MLSWNVRGLNTPNKQKEVKLLCTNENIGLVNLLETKVKTGNMEKVINNMFGGWKYITNLDHHYNGRVVVAWRPDYYQVKYISGTAQSITGLVTDVVLQKEFYITVVYAFNTREERRSLWQHLESMSGGIKQPWLVTGDFNSVLLADDRIGGNPVTMCEVVDFQECIDTCELMELPCGGSRYTWNDKYGDNRVFSKIDWAFVNREWMDYMPVIQAIYLVEGISDHCPLRISKDTGGGKRDKTFKYCNVWALHPQFKEVVTQGWQQQVAWYSMFQVVKKLKLLKKALKKLNHQHFRNILVEAEEDRAALNQAQNRLHSDPSNKALQEQETIMYHKFRNSSYLAKMFLLQRSKASWIKLGGDNIRYFYSVIRHKRLQQAIIQIKDHHGELTTDNASKTNVLVDYYETMLSKEGRRRAKTFHSFLKNCTTLNASQQMELIQPYTVKEVK